A single Gemmatimonadales bacterium DNA region contains:
- a CDS encoding histidine kinase: MTHARVQQFRLAGEGPAFWLGALAIWTVLGTLSFSYRYLDDLTRDHAGTLGMRMLEEFTSAYVGVVLIVGVVWLARRHPLTRATWYRALPVHAAGFVAFTIAFTTLRWASRSALAPLVGLGPYDYGRFPTRFFMEAQNDVICYALVLGALALLDAHRSRRARERREEELRRHLVEAQLRNLRLQLQPHFLFNALNTISQTMYHDPSAADEMIGHLAELLRQSLRTTQTQEVPLAEELELLECYAAIMRARFGDDLAIVIDVAADTLGALVPSVLLQPLVENAVRHGNATRVGRGRIDVRAWREGGQLALEVEDDGAASEARDGADGAAAGAARTTPGVGLTATAERLTLLFGSDHEFRVGAVPGRGFVAEMRLPFRLAPAATLDRRPLAPHAHADR, translated from the coding sequence GTGACCCACGCGCGCGTGCAGCAGTTCCGTCTTGCCGGCGAGGGCCCGGCCTTCTGGCTTGGCGCGCTCGCGATCTGGACGGTGCTCGGCACCCTCTCATTCTCCTACCGCTATCTCGACGACCTGACACGGGACCACGCCGGCACGCTCGGCATGCGGATGCTCGAGGAGTTCACCTCGGCGTACGTCGGGGTGGTCCTGATTGTCGGAGTGGTCTGGCTGGCGCGCCGCCACCCGCTCACCCGCGCCACCTGGTACAGGGCCCTGCCGGTGCACGCGGCGGGGTTTGTCGCCTTCACGATCGCGTTCACCACGCTCCGCTGGGCCAGCCGCAGCGCGCTCGCGCCGCTCGTCGGCCTCGGCCCATACGACTACGGCCGGTTCCCCACCCGCTTCTTCATGGAGGCGCAGAACGACGTCATCTGCTACGCCCTCGTGCTCGGCGCGCTCGCGCTGCTCGACGCGCACCGGAGCCGCCGGGCGCGCGAGCGGCGGGAGGAGGAACTGCGCCGCCACCTGGTGGAGGCCCAGCTCCGGAATCTCCGGCTCCAGCTCCAGCCGCACTTCCTGTTCAACGCGCTCAATACGATCTCGCAAACCATGTATCACGACCCCTCGGCGGCCGACGAGATGATCGGCCATCTGGCCGAGCTGCTGCGCCAATCGCTGCGCACGACGCAGACGCAGGAGGTACCGCTCGCGGAGGAGCTGGAGCTGCTCGAGTGCTACGCGGCCATCATGCGGGCCCGCTTCGGTGACGACCTCGCGATCGTGATCGACGTGGCGGCCGACACGCTCGGGGCGCTGGTACCCTCGGTCCTGCTGCAGCCGCTGGTGGAGAACGCGGTGCGGCATGGGAACGCCACGCGCGTGGGTCGCGGCCGCATCGACGTGCGCGCCTGGCGCGAGGGCGGGCAGCTGGCGCTCGAAGTCGAGGACGACGGCGCGGCGAGCGAAGCCCGCGACGGCGCCGATGGCGCGGCGGCGGGAGCGGCGCGCACGACACCTGGAGTCGGGCTCACCGCGACCGCAGAGCGGCTCACGCTGCTCTTCGGCAGCGATCACGAATTCCGCGTGGGGGCCGTGCCCGGCCGGGGCTTTGTCGCGGAAATGCGCCTCCCGTTCCGGCTGGCGCCTGCTGCCACACTGGACCGCCGGCCGCTCGCACCGCATGCGCACGCTGATCGTTGA
- the lon gene encoding endopeptidase La, protein MAERLTLPVLPLREVVLFPGVTAPIGAGRPATLRAIEAALTTPERLVFAVSQRQNVESVTPEALYTIGTIARIGQMQRGLSGMQLLLHGERRGIALHYGEKDGYLQAVVRDAEELLPLNADDAAFVALHREARLRAAELGQKSGLPEEVVQQVLAGVNEAGRFADLVAGYIDITPQQRQQLLETLSVEERLRRVLVHVQRQISLLDAQEDIKSQVQEELGERQREMFLREQLKQIRKELGEDEEGSSEFEELKQKLEGLDLPAEARKEVDRELGRLSRIGRESMESQVIRTFLENIAELPWNVRTQDHLDLREAQRILDEDHYALSDVKDRVLEFLAVRQLRGAARRSASHAESDEPATDGKGDEKALKHDAEVAAGESTDTPVATATVPEPNRPVAGNEDDKVSKGPILLFVGPPGVGKTSIAKSIARAMGRKYVRISLGGARDEADIRGHRRTYVGAMPGRIVQGMKQAGTKNPVFLLDEVDKLGISFQGDPASALLEVLDPAQNDSFVDHYLGVPFDLSEVLFICTANFIQSIPGPLLDRMETVEFSGYTEREKQQIARQYLIPRQFMENGVTPDQLEITDEALAEVITGYTRESGVRQLEREIGRLARKVARKIAARDVERLTVDKAMVDDLLGRPRVHPEKAAREDEVGVATGMYYTPTGGDIMFVEASTMRGKGELVLTGQLGDVMKESARAAWTYARSHAAALQIPDEMFDRDIHVHVPAGAIPKDGPSAGVTMASAIVSAMSGRAVRHDIAMTGEITLRGRVLPIGGVKEKVLGAVRAGITRVILPKENEPDLEDLPQEVRDKLDVFLVQELGEVLALTLRGASFREGRLLFGDEVNPRDVVPLSQGFRH, encoded by the coding sequence ATGGCTGAACGGCTGACCCTGCCGGTCCTCCCCTTGAGGGAGGTCGTACTCTTCCCTGGCGTCACCGCCCCCATCGGGGCCGGTCGGCCCGCCACGCTGCGCGCCATCGAAGCGGCACTCACCACGCCCGAGCGGCTGGTGTTCGCCGTGTCGCAGCGCCAGAACGTGGAGAGCGTCACCCCTGAAGCGTTGTACACCATCGGCACCATCGCGCGCATCGGGCAGATGCAGCGCGGGCTTTCGGGCATGCAGTTGCTGCTCCACGGCGAGCGGCGCGGGATCGCGCTGCACTACGGCGAGAAGGACGGCTACCTGCAGGCCGTGGTGCGCGATGCCGAGGAGCTATTGCCGCTCAACGCAGATGATGCGGCGTTCGTGGCCCTCCATCGCGAGGCGCGGCTTCGGGCGGCGGAGCTCGGGCAGAAGTCCGGGTTGCCGGAGGAGGTCGTCCAGCAGGTGCTGGCCGGCGTCAACGAGGCCGGGCGCTTTGCCGACCTCGTTGCCGGCTACATCGACATCACCCCGCAGCAGCGGCAGCAGCTCCTCGAGACTCTCTCGGTCGAGGAGCGGCTCCGGCGCGTGCTGGTGCACGTGCAGCGGCAGATCAGCCTGCTCGACGCGCAGGAGGACATCAAGTCGCAGGTCCAGGAGGAGCTGGGCGAGCGGCAGCGGGAGATGTTCCTGCGCGAGCAGTTGAAGCAGATCCGCAAGGAGCTGGGGGAGGACGAGGAGGGGAGCAGCGAGTTCGAGGAGCTGAAGCAGAAGCTCGAGGGGCTCGACCTCCCGGCCGAGGCCCGGAAGGAAGTGGACCGCGAGCTCGGGCGGCTCAGCCGGATCGGTCGTGAGTCGATGGAGTCGCAGGTCATCCGGACCTTCCTCGAGAACATCGCGGAGCTGCCATGGAACGTGCGCACCCAGGACCACCTGGACCTGCGCGAGGCCCAGCGCATCCTCGATGAGGACCACTATGCGCTAAGCGACGTGAAGGACCGGGTGCTCGAGTTCCTTGCGGTGCGGCAGCTCAGGGGCGCGGCGCGGCGCTCCGCCAGTCACGCCGAAAGCGACGAACCCGCCACCGACGGCAAGGGTGACGAGAAGGCCTTGAAGCACGATGCCGAAGTCGCGGCGGGCGAATCCACGGACACGCCGGTGGCCACCGCCACGGTGCCCGAGCCCAACCGGCCGGTCGCGGGCAACGAGGACGACAAGGTCTCCAAGGGCCCGATCCTGCTCTTCGTCGGACCCCCGGGCGTCGGCAAGACGTCCATTGCCAAGTCGATCGCGCGAGCGATGGGGCGGAAGTACGTCCGCATCTCGCTCGGCGGCGCGCGGGACGAGGCGGACATCCGCGGCCACCGGCGCACCTACGTCGGCGCCATGCCCGGCCGCATCGTGCAGGGAATGAAACAGGCCGGCACCAAGAATCCGGTCTTCCTGCTCGACGAGGTCGACAAGCTTGGCATCTCGTTCCAGGGCGACCCGGCGAGCGCGCTCCTCGAGGTGCTCGACCCGGCCCAGAACGATTCGTTCGTGGACCACTACCTCGGCGTGCCGTTCGACCTGAGCGAAGTGCTGTTCATCTGCACGGCCAACTTCATCCAGAGTATCCCGGGTCCGCTGCTGGACCGGATGGAGACGGTGGAGTTCTCCGGTTATACCGAGCGGGAGAAGCAGCAGATCGCGCGGCAGTATCTGATCCCGCGCCAGTTCATGGAGAACGGTGTCACGCCGGATCAGCTCGAGATCACCGACGAGGCATTGGCGGAGGTGATCACCGGCTACACCCGCGAGAGCGGGGTGCGGCAGCTCGAGCGCGAAATCGGGCGGCTCGCGCGGAAGGTGGCGCGGAAGATCGCCGCGCGCGACGTCGAGCGGCTCACCGTCGACAAGGCGATGGTGGATGATCTGCTCGGGCGGCCGCGGGTACACCCCGAGAAGGCGGCGCGGGAGGACGAGGTCGGAGTCGCGACCGGGATGTACTACACGCCGACGGGCGGTGACATCATGTTCGTCGAGGCGAGCACGATGCGCGGCAAGGGCGAGCTGGTGCTCACCGGCCAGTTGGGCGACGTGATGAAGGAATCGGCCCGGGCGGCGTGGACGTACGCCCGCTCGCACGCCGCCGCGCTTCAGATTCCGGACGAGATGTTCGACCGCGACATCCACGTCCACGTGCCCGCCGGCGCCATACCGAAGGACGGTCCCTCGGCCGGCGTCACGATGGCTTCGGCCATCGTCTCGGCGATGAGCGGCCGCGCGGTGCGGCACGACATCGCGATGACGGGCGAGATCACGCTTCGGGGGCGGGTGCTGCCGATCGGCGGCGTCAAGGAGAAGGTGCTGGGCGCCGTGCGGGCGGGGATCACCCGGGTCATTCTCCCCAAGGAGAACGAGCCTGACCTCGAGGATCTGCCGCAGGAGGTGCGCGACAAGCTCGACGTCTTCCTGGTGCAGGAGCTGGGCGAGGTGCTGGCGCTCACGCTCAGGGGAGCGTCGTTCCGCGAGGGACGGCTGCTCTTTGGCGACGAGGTCAATCCGCGGGACGTGGTGCCGCTCTCGCAGGGGTTCCGGCACTAG